In the Mytilus trossulus isolate FHL-02 chromosome 1, PNRI_Mtr1.1.1.hap1, whole genome shotgun sequence genome, one interval contains:
- the LOC134687469 gene encoding uncharacterized protein LOC134687469, translating to MDSKLKSVRAGHKGAVTKLLVKFDELKSKTDTEVDEVKALDDAVTQKQKTLIDLNSRLLEQTSEENLEQEITDSDEYMYELDCKIRQIRKFIKSFETNIISHDTVGPSTSRLNPDAYNFTPEARVNMNTCAIDSMNQQYSIHAPAVHTRPSKNVMFQVPSEPRSSKCNYHRLPKLDLPYFNGDIIKWQTFWDCFESSIHDNDTLTPIQKFNYLKAQLEGSAAQTGEGFALTNGYYETAVNLLRDRFGQPSKLIHAYMKALMNLPAPTNDAFSLRSYGDRLESYVRGLKSLGQTPEMYGSLLVPVVLDKLPIDIRKNIAREHGRDNLILDNLRKSITKEIDILEAGEGVTDSDRLNATAFFMGTQSHSYKSKFTDAHQKTNTRTCIFCSGEHYPTECSEVTDANARNQIVKQKQLCFNCLGSHRVAACKSTKRCKKCNGMHHTSICRGKEVIPGTTPEHTTQQSSVNKVESPNETRVMYSSQHNHNILLKTAIAPVVYNDQEVECNILFDEGAQCSFITQKLADQLEIKPTEKVSIQLSAFGDLSQKVRNLDTATIQLQTDTGEKVHINSLIVPEIAVPIKKNISLTTRSLPHLRELKLAHSMQSTERFVIDFLIGADHYWDILEDKVIRGNGPTAVQSKIGYLLSGPINRNIQPSTVLENVIAHKNTTIDNEKGNSTEELSQKHNHQDDVPSGMIVTKRRPFEENIQGSDYLPRPPEQTHPQLVESRSHIDTGQKLIMKEIYSRA from the coding sequence ATGGATTCAAAGCTGAAGTCAGTTCGTGCTGGACACAAAGGAGCCGTCACGAAGCTACTGGTGAAATTCGACGAGTTAAAGTCAAAAACAGACACAGAAGTTGACGAAGTGAAAGCCCTTGATGATGCTGTCACGCAGAAACAGAAAACATTGATTGACCTGAATAGCAGACTTTTGGAACAGACATCGGAGGAAAATCTGGAGCAGGAAATCACCGACTCAGATGAATATATGTACGAACTTGATTGCAAAATTAGACAAATTCGGAAATTCATTAAGtcctttgaaacaaatataatttcgCATGATACTGTTGGTCCTTCAACGAGCAGACTTAACCCTGACGCATATAATTTCACACCCGAAGCTAGAGTTAATATGAACACATGTGCTATAGATTCTATGAACCAGCAGTATTCAATTCACGCCCCTGCAGTGCATACCCGTCCGTCAAAGAATGTCATGTTTCAAGTCCCGTCAGAACCGAGATCTTCAAAATGTAATTACCATAGGCTTCCAAAGTTAGACTTACCCTATTTTAATGGAGATATTATCAAGTGGCAGACATTTTGGGATTGTTTCGAGTCATCGATACACGACAACGACACATTAACGCCAATCCAAAAGTTTAATTATCTGAAAGCCCAGCTGGAGGGAAGCGCCGCGCAAACAGGAGAGGGATTCGCTTTGACAAATGGTTACTACGAAACCGCAGTCAACCTTCTCAGAGATCGGTTCGGACAACCTAGCAAACTGATACATGCTTACATGAAAGCACTCATGAATTTACCCGCACCGACAAATGATGCTTTTAGTTTGAGGTCTTACGGAGACAGATTAGAATCATACGTACGAGGATTAAAGTCACTTGGTCAAACACCAGAGATGTATGGTTCGCTTTTGGTACCTGTAGTTTTGGACAAGTTACCGATTGATATAAGAAAGAATATTGCAAGAGAACACGGAAGAGATAATTTGATATTAGATAATTTACGCAAATCTATAACTAAAGAGATCGACATACTCGAAGCTGGAGAAGGAGTCACAGATTCAGACAGATTGAACGCTACTGCATTTTTCATGGGTACGCAATCACATTCATACAAGAGCAAATTCACAGACGCACATCAGAAGACAAATACACGTACATGTATTTTCTGTTCAGGTGAGCACTATCCGACGGAGTGCTCTGAAGTAACAGACGCAAACGCTAGAAATCAAATCGTAAAACAGAAACAGTTATGCTTTAACTGTTTAGGGTCACACCGAGTGGCGGCATGCAAGTCTACTAAACGATGTAAAAAGTGTAACGGAATGCATCATACTAGCATATGTAGAGGCAAAGAGGTAATTCCAGGTACGACACCGGAACATACAACACAACAGTCATCAGTAAACAAAGTTGAATCACCAAACGAAACTAGAGTAATGTATTCATCACAACATAATCACAACATTCTCCTGAAAACAGCAATTGCACCAGTTGTATATAACGACCAAGAAGTAGAATGTAACATCTTATTTGACGAGGGAGCACAGTGTTCTTTTATAACTCAGAAACTAGCTGatcaattagaaataaaaccCACAGAAAAAGTAAGCATTCAACTGTCTGCGTTCGGAGATTTATCTCAGAAAGTTCGTAACTTAGACACTGCAACAATACAACTACAGACCGACACAGGAGAAAAGGTGCATATTAATTCACTCATTGTTCCAGAAATTGCCGTCccaattaagaaaaatatttcccTGACTACAAGGAGCTTGCCACACTTAAGAGAACTTAAACTTGCACATTCTATGCAAAGTACAGAACGTTTCGTAATTGACTTTCTCATAGGCGCCGACCACTATTGGGACATTCTCGAGGACAAAGTAATTAGAGGAAACGGACCCACCGCTGTTCAGTCAAAGATCGGATATCTATTATCAGGACCGATCAATAGAAACATCCAGCCATCAACAGTTCTTGAAAACGTCATCGCACACAAGAACACAACTATTGATAACGAGAAAGGCAATTCCACAGAAGAGTTGTCTCAGAAACATAACCATCAAGATGATGTACCTTCAGGTATGATCGTTACCAAAAGAAGACCCTTTGAGGAAAACATCCAAGGAAGTGACTATCTACCTAGACCGCCCGAACAAACACACCCTCAACTGGTGGAGTCAAGAAGCCACATAGATACAGGACAGAAACTTATAATGAAAGAAATTTACAGCAGAGCCTGA